Proteins encoded together in one Bacteroides ovatus window:
- a CDS encoding tetratricopeptide repeat protein yields MKTRCCYPKRYLLLFFSLLVSVGSILMSVSLSSCSSSVKSPLLLSADSLMEIYPDSALSILESISSPQKLPRADRALYALLLTQARHKNYIALGDDSLIKMAVEYYGDKKKSVRAAKAHYYWGATYLEKGYTSFAVDEYLTAIRLMPVRDEFLAMIYDNLADCYEKDDLYDIAIEAYRQAYQILEGGSQQTYPLRGIARICLLQNKKDSALLYYQKALDYALAEQDSSLIGALYHDLAMVYNEKKDYVQADKYVSKAMIMQGDDAVNVCLSKAQIMLNLNKLDSASYFFSKNIDQLNIYGKAVCYDGMHQIAKKRGEWKIATENMDAYRVLYDSMQIMNDNEELNRLMDKHQLEEHKRLLSEHTKMLVFTLVSVFFFLMIICVFCFMWNDRKRKKRYIALQRELTQNRVDTMLLKEEEISETNKEDLDKKRSKLTEQQIQLCISVLKTTNCYDQLEALEKATPKQLLVMRSLRKEIRSEISSAFVDVMMNLKERYPALTGDDIFYCVLSLLCCSKTVMMELMDATSDALKTRKNRIKNKMDAQIFDRVFGVDIQ; encoded by the coding sequence ATGAAAACAAGATGTTGTTATCCTAAACGCTATTTATTGTTGTTCTTTAGTTTACTTGTCAGCGTAGGTAGCATTCTGATGTCTGTCTCTCTATCTTCCTGCTCTTCTTCGGTGAAGAGTCCATTGCTACTATCTGCTGACTCATTGATGGAAATATATCCTGATAGTGCATTATCCATTTTGGAATCAATTTCCTCCCCACAGAAATTACCACGTGCTGACAGAGCACTTTATGCGCTATTGCTTACGCAAGCAAGGCATAAAAATTATATTGCTTTAGGAGATGACTCGCTGATAAAAATGGCTGTTGAATACTATGGTGATAAGAAGAAAAGTGTACGTGCTGCAAAAGCTCATTATTATTGGGGAGCTACTTATTTAGAGAAAGGGTATACTTCATTTGCTGTAGACGAGTATTTGACGGCAATTCGGTTGATGCCTGTTAGGGATGAGTTCTTGGCAATGATATATGATAATCTTGCGGACTGTTATGAAAAAGATGATTTGTATGATATAGCGATTGAGGCTTATCGCCAAGCTTATCAGATATTAGAGGGGGGAAGTCAGCAGACATATCCATTGAGAGGTATTGCACGTATCTGTTTATTACAAAATAAAAAGGATAGCGCATTGTTGTATTATCAAAAAGCTCTTGATTATGCATTAGCAGAGCAAGACTCTAGTTTGATAGGAGCTCTTTATCATGACCTCGCTATGGTTTACAATGAAAAAAAAGATTATGTTCAAGCCGATAAATATGTATCGAAAGCAATGATTATGCAAGGGGATGATGCTGTTAATGTCTGTTTGTCAAAAGCTCAAATTATGTTGAATTTGAATAAACTTGATTCTGCCAGTTATTTCTTTAGTAAGAATATAGACCAACTTAATATTTATGGAAAGGCTGTTTGCTATGATGGAATGCATCAAATAGCAAAGAAAAGAGGTGAATGGAAGATTGCGACAGAAAATATGGATGCATATAGAGTGCTTTATGATTCTATGCAGATTATGAATGACAATGAAGAACTCAATCGACTTATGGATAAACATCAATTAGAAGAACATAAGAGGCTATTGTCAGAACATACTAAAATGCTGGTTTTTACTTTGGTTTCTGTATTCTTTTTCTTAATGATTATTTGTGTCTTTTGTTTTATGTGGAATGATAGGAAAAGGAAAAAGCGTTATATAGCATTACAACGTGAATTGACCCAAAATCGGGTAGATACTATGCTGCTCAAAGAGGAAGAGATTTCGGAAACTAATAAAGAAGATCTAGATAAGAAAAGGTCGAAGTTAACAGAGCAGCAAATTCAATTATGTATATCTGTACTTAAAACAACTAATTGTTACGATCAATTGGAAGCATTAGAGAAAGCGACTCCTAAACAACTATTGGTGATGCGTAGTTTGAGAAAAGAGATACGTTCTGAAATTTCTAGTGCATTTGTTGATGTGATGATGAATTTGAAGGAGCGTTATCCGGCTTTAACTGGTGATGATATATTTTATTGTGTTCTTTCATTGCTTTGTTGCTCGAAAACTGTCATGATGGAGTTGATGGATGCTACATCAGATGCTCTTAAAACCCGTAAAAATCGTATAAAGAACAAAATGGATGCTCAAATTTTCGATCGCGTGTTTGGTGTTGATATTCAGTGA
- the metK gene encoding methionine adenosyltransferase, translated as MGYLFTSESVSEGHPDKVADQISDAVLDKLLAYDPSSKVACETLVTTGQVVLAGEVKTKAYVDLQLIAREVIKKIGYTKGEYMFESNSCGVLSAIHEQSPDINRGVERQDPMEQGAGDQGMMFGYATNETENYMPLSLDLAHRILQVLADIRREGKVMTYLRPDAKSQVTIEYDDNGTPVRIDTIVVSTQHDDFIQPEDDSQAAQLKADEEMLSIIRRDVIEILMPRVIASIHHDKVLALFNDKIIYHVNPTGKFVIGGPHGDTGLTGRKIIVDTYGGKGAHGGGAFSGKDPSKVDRSAAYAARHIAKNMVAAGVADEMLVQVSYAIGVARPINIFVDTYGRSHVNMTDGEIARVIDQLFDLRPKAIEERLKLRNPIYQETAAYGHMGREPQVITKKFSSRYEGDKTVEVELFTWEKLDYVDKIKAAFGL; from the coding sequence ATGGGATACTTATTTACATCCGAATCGGTGTCAGAAGGACACCCCGACAAGGTAGCCGATCAAATATCGGATGCTGTGCTTGACAAACTGTTGGCTTACGACCCCAGTTCGAAAGTAGCTTGCGAAACACTAGTGACTACCGGACAAGTGGTGCTAGCGGGTGAAGTGAAAACAAAAGCGTACGTTGACCTCCAGCTCATCGCGCGCGAAGTGATTAAGAAAATCGGTTATACCAAAGGAGAGTACATGTTCGAAAGTAACTCTTGTGGCGTACTTTCCGCTATTCATGAGCAAAGTCCCGATATCAACCGTGGTGTAGAGCGTCAGGACCCGATGGAACAGGGTGCAGGCGACCAGGGTATGATGTTTGGCTACGCTACCAATGAAACGGAAAACTATATGCCGCTTTCTCTTGATCTGGCACACCGCATTCTGCAAGTGCTGGCCGACATTCGTCGTGAAGGAAAGGTGATGACTTACCTCCGCCCCGATGCCAAAAGCCAGGTTACTATCGAATATGATGACAACGGAACTCCTGTTCGCATCGATACAATCGTTGTTTCTACGCAACATGATGACTTTATCCAACCGGAAGATGATTCTCAAGCCGCCCAGCTGAAAGCTGACGAAGAAATGCTGTCTATCATCCGCCGTGATGTGATTGAAATTCTGATGCCTCGTGTCATTGCTTCTATCCATCACGATAAAGTGTTGGCACTGTTTAATGATAAAATCATTTATCATGTGAATCCTACGGGCAAGTTCGTAATTGGTGGTCCTCACGGAGATACCGGTTTGACAGGTCGTAAGATTATCGTTGATACTTATGGTGGTAAAGGTGCTCACGGTGGTGGTGCTTTCTCCGGAAAAGATCCTAGCAAGGTAGACCGTAGTGCAGCTTATGCAGCACGCCATATCGCAAAGAATATGGTTGCGGCAGGTGTAGCAGATGAAATGCTTGTACAGGTGAGCTATGCTATCGGTGTGGCTCGTCCGATCAATATTTTTGTAGATACTTATGGCCGTTCCCACGTTAACATGACGGATGGTGAGATTGCCCGCGTTATCGATCAGTTGTTCGATCTTCGCCCGAAAGCAATCGAAGAACGTCTGAAACTTCGTAATCCTATTTATCAGGAAACAGCCGCTTATGGTCACATGGGACGTGAACCGCAAGTGATAACGAAGAAGTTTTCTTCTCGTTACGAAGGAGATAAAACAGTGGAAGTGGAACTCTTTACATGGGAGAAACTCGACTACGTAGATAAAATTAAAGCTGCTTTTGGTCTGTAA
- a CDS encoding DUF3244 domain-containing protein, with translation MKAKFLPFLLLTVLLQVSMFSFAHEMISARQIRLKNKTEVQHRSIPVTPDAFIENSLLSIDLLSTVPTVTVTIKDAETGEVVYTSTDLNVDKVYIDLAGEEKGKYTLEIQLPKEAFIGDFELD, from the coding sequence ATGAAAGCTAAATTTTTACCTTTTTTGTTGTTGACTGTCTTACTTCAAGTAAGTATGTTTTCTTTTGCACATGAAATGATATCTGCACGTCAAATCAGGCTAAAGAATAAAACTGAGGTACAACATCGGTCTATCCCTGTTACTCCTGATGCTTTTATTGAAAACTCATTGTTATCTATTGACCTTCTTTCTACTGTTCCCACTGTAACTGTTACCATCAAGGATGCAGAGACGGGAGAAGTGGTTTATACATCTACTGATTTAAATGTAGATAAGGTTTATATTGATCTTGCAGGTGAGGAAAAAGGTAAATATACTTTGGAGATACAACTTCCGAAGGAAGCCTTTATCGGAGATTTTGAATTAGATTAA